One stretch of Lacrimispora sphenoides DNA includes these proteins:
- a CDS encoding Gfo/Idh/MocA family protein — protein MVRVGIIGCGNIGGVHTMVLNEIKQVKLCALADIRLERAEEYSARFTDGKARAYDSMEEMLEKEALDVVHICTPHYCHVPMAVKALKKGLHVFMEKPPAISREQFDELLEASGQSGGRLGICFQNRYNETTKKVNELLAQGTLGRIKGGRAFVTWHRDAPYYTESGWRGKLETEGGGALINQSIHALDLLLSWLGKPVRTEASMSNHHLKEIVEVEDTLEAYMTFTDGTDPVSASFYATTAYAMDAPVFLEIACENGFVRLEGNSVWYQIKGQEEPVVWQAKKSSLLGKTYWGSGHEACIRDFYDCLETGKAYFNDLASVQNTFYTMMDIYDSARNEGR, from the coding sequence ATGGTTCGGGTTGGGATAATCGGCTGCGGAAACATCGGGGGAGTTCATACCATGGTACTGAATGAAATAAAACAGGTTAAGCTCTGCGCTCTGGCAGATATCCGCCTGGAACGGGCAGAGGAATACTCGGCCCGTTTTACGGATGGAAAGGCGAGGGCTTATGATTCCATGGAGGAAATGCTTGAGAAGGAAGCGCTTGACGTGGTCCATATCTGCACGCCCCACTACTGCCATGTGCCTATGGCAGTAAAGGCCTTAAAGAAAGGGCTTCATGTATTTATGGAAAAGCCGCCTGCCATAAGCAGGGAGCAATTCGATGAGCTTTTGGAGGCTTCCGGCCAGAGCGGGGGCAGGTTAGGCATCTGTTTCCAGAACCGGTATAATGAAACAACAAAAAAGGTAAATGAGCTTTTGGCACAGGGGACCCTCGGGAGGATAAAAGGCGGAAGGGCCTTTGTTACCTGGCACAGGGATGCTCCTTATTACACAGAGAGCGGCTGGAGGGGAAAGCTTGAGACAGAGGGTGGTGGTGCGTTGATCAACCAATCCATTCACGCCTTGGATCTGCTTCTTTCCTGGCTCGGAAAACCAGTGAGAACAGAAGCTTCCATGAGCAATCACCATCTGAAAGAAATTGTGGAGGTGGAGGACACCCTGGAAGCCTATATGACTTTTACGGATGGAACGGATCCGGTAAGCGCCAGTTTTTATGCCACTACGGCTTACGCCATGGATGCACCGGTTTTCTTAGAGATTGCCTGTGAAAATGGGTTTGTCCGTCTGGAAGGAAACTCTGTCTGGTATCAGATAAAAGGGCAGGAGGAGCCGGTGGTTTGGCAGGCGAAAAAATCTTCTCTGCTGGGAAAGACCTATTGGGGCAGCGGGCACGAAGCCTGCATCAGAGATTTTTATGATTGTCTAGAAACCGGGAAGGCCTATTTCAATGACCTTGCCTCGGTTCAGAATACATTTTACACCATGATGGATATTTATGATTCTGCAAGAAATGAGGGGAGATAG
- a CDS encoding AraC family transcriptional regulator encodes MKKESLYHYSEFTEPFSCDFTTSQIAGNVDFHMHNSHEIYLLMDGHIQYFVENACYDMNPGNLILFSNREIHKAINTTSEAFTRLVIHVNPAFIRPYCTPDTNLLECFHREPAIGNLVLLSKEEYENLVSMAQCLHEAKKNRSSYGGDLTAMTTLLQILILINRAWQKTSPGGTAPKPHRAQAIMSYIDKNLTTPMTLDSISQALSLDKYYISHLFKSETESSIFQYIVVKRVALAKELLSQGHTVLEACHLSGFHDYSNFIRTFRQTTGYTPGQFKRLSR; translated from the coding sequence ATGAAAAAGGAGAGCCTTTACCATTACAGCGAATTTACCGAGCCTTTCAGCTGTGATTTTACCACCAGCCAGATTGCCGGAAACGTGGATTTTCACATGCACAACAGCCATGAAATCTATCTGCTCATGGACGGCCATATCCAGTATTTTGTGGAAAATGCATGCTATGATATGAACCCGGGAAATTTAATCCTGTTTTCCAACCGGGAGATCCACAAGGCCATCAACACCACAAGCGAAGCCTTCACCCGCCTGGTCATTCATGTGAACCCCGCCTTTATCCGCCCTTACTGTACCCCTGACACCAACCTGTTAGAATGTTTCCACCGGGAACCTGCCATAGGCAACTTAGTCCTGCTTTCAAAAGAGGAATACGAGAACCTGGTTTCCATGGCCCAGTGTCTTCATGAGGCAAAAAAAAATCGCAGCTCCTACGGCGGCGACTTAACAGCAATGACCACATTGCTCCAGATTCTTATTCTTATTAACAGGGCCTGGCAAAAGACAAGCCCCGGAGGAACAGCCCCTAAGCCCCATAGGGCCCAGGCAATCATGAGTTATATTGATAAAAACTTAACAACGCCCATGACCCTGGATTCTATCTCCCAGGCTCTTTCCCTTGATAAATATTATATCAGCCACTTATTTAAATCTGAAACAGAAAGCAGCATATTCCAGTATATCGTGGTAAAGCGGGTGGCTCTGGCAAAGGAGCTGCTATCCCAGGGACATACGGTTTTAGAAGCCTGCCATTTATCAGGCTTTCATGATTATTCCAACTTCATCCGCACCTTCCGCCAGACCACAGGCTATACGCCCGGACAGTTTAAGCGTCTTAGCCGGTAA
- a CDS encoding DUF6062 family protein, which produces MKEKLYEIPLNDAIDADEECLFCFLEKKAEQELMDFVLGSCASYMESDTREATDRSGFCRIHQKKMFDYGNALGNGWILKTYYKKLIKEMKEEFKEYAPGKTSLKDRLTGKTGNGNSMAAWIEGKEKTCYICDRFSESYERYVATFFHLYKKDSVFREKLEKSKGFCLHHFADLCSGADKYLNDKERKEFYPVIFQIMEQNMERISGDVDWFIEKFDYLNKDADWKQSKDAVQRGMQKLRGGYPADPAYKQR; this is translated from the coding sequence ATGAAGGAAAAATTATACGAGATACCTTTAAATGATGCCATAGATGCAGACGAAGAGTGCCTGTTCTGCTTTCTTGAGAAAAAAGCGGAACAGGAGCTTATGGATTTTGTATTAGGTTCCTGCGCTTCCTATATGGAAAGCGATACGAGAGAAGCCACAGACCGGTCAGGCTTTTGCCGGATCCATCAAAAGAAAATGTTTGATTACGGCAATGCCCTGGGAAATGGCTGGATCTTAAAAACCTATTATAAGAAACTGATAAAGGAAATGAAGGAAGAATTTAAGGAGTATGCTCCCGGAAAAACCTCCTTAAAGGACCGCCTTACGGGAAAGACAGGAAACGGAAATTCCATGGCTGCCTGGATCGAGGGGAAGGAAAAGACCTGCTATATCTGCGACCGGTTTTCTGAAAGCTATGAACGGTATGTGGCAACCTTTTTCCACCTTTATAAAAAGGATTCTGTTTTTCGGGAAAAGCTTGAAAAAAGCAAGGGATTCTGCCTTCACCACTTTGCAGATCTGTGCAGCGGAGCGGATAAATATTTAAATGACAAGGAGCGGAAGGAATTTTATCCTGTCATTTTTCAGATCATGGAACAAAATATGGAGCGGATATCCGGTGATGTCGACTGGTTCATTGAGAAATTTGATTATTTAAACAAGGATGCGGATTGGAAGCAGTCAAAGGACGCCGTTCAGCGTGGGATGCAAAAACTGCGGGGCGGATACCCGGCAGATCCTGCCTATAAGCAGCGGTAA